A window of the Roseburia sp. 831b genome harbors these coding sequences:
- a CDS encoding HD-GYP domain-containing protein produces MKNIANKDLEPGMILAETVKTRGGQLIAKSGTVLTKQLILHMGFYNIESVAIVEEENSEEPTTPKTNASDSSYSQKIRSSKKFQAFQIDYSVMIQHVHEAFENYVDKGIPLPSEQLLEETITLYQSCRTTIDLFDMLHNMRSVNDSTYAHCLNVALICRIFGKWLKVDRKTQDVITLCGLYHDIGKLKIPDAILNKPGKYTDDEFTLVKKHPQFSYDLLKDLPLDSHIKNAALMHHERCDGSGYPGHLTTNEIDNYAMIVAIADVYDAMTAARSYRAPLCPFQVIENFEKDGLSKYMPKYVLTFLERIANTYQSQRVLLSNGQSANIVFLNKQNLSRPMVQLNDNSCINLSTAGDLHIQALL; encoded by the coding sequence ATGAAAAATATTGCAAACAAAGATTTAGAACCCGGCATGATTCTTGCTGAGACCGTGAAAACAAGAGGAGGACAGCTTATTGCCAAATCAGGCACCGTCCTTACCAAACAGTTAATTCTACATATGGGATTCTACAACATCGAATCTGTTGCGATTGTCGAAGAAGAAAACAGCGAAGAACCTACGACCCCAAAGACAAACGCTTCCGATTCCTCTTATTCCCAGAAAATCAGAAGTTCGAAAAAATTTCAGGCTTTCCAGATTGATTACAGTGTCATGATTCAACATGTACATGAGGCTTTTGAGAATTATGTAGACAAAGGGATTCCATTACCTTCTGAACAGCTTTTAGAGGAAACCATCACACTATATCAATCCTGCCGGACAACCATAGACTTATTTGACATGCTGCACAACATGCGCTCTGTCAACGACAGTACCTATGCACATTGCTTAAATGTGGCACTGATTTGCAGAATTTTTGGAAAATGGCTGAAAGTTGATAGAAAGACCCAGGATGTCATCACACTCTGCGGGCTTTACCATGACATTGGAAAGTTAAAAATCCCGGATGCTATCTTAAACAAACCCGGCAAGTACACGGATGATGAATTTACCCTTGTGAAAAAGCACCCACAGTTCAGCTACGATTTGTTAAAAGATCTTCCACTGGATTCTCATATTAAAAACGCTGCCCTGATGCATCATGAACGCTGCGATGGTTCCGGATATCCAGGACATCTGACTACAAATGAAATTGATAATTATGCTATGATTGTGGCGATTGCCGATGTCTATGATGCAATGACTGCTGCACGTTCCTATCGTGCACCGCTTTGTCCATTCCAGGTCATTGAGAATTTTGAAAAAGATGGATTATCAAAATATATGCCAAAATATGTTCTCACTTTCCTGGAACGCATTGCAAATACCTATCAGAGCCAGCGCGTTCTGCTTAGCAATGGTCAGAGTGCCAACATCGTATTTTTGAACAAACAGAATCTGTCCAGACCGATGGTTCAGCTTAACGATAATAGCTGTATCAATTTGTCAACCGCAGGCGATTTACATATTCAGGCTCTTTTATAG
- a CDS encoding response regulator transcription factor, with protein sequence MSKILIVEDEEAIADLEKDYLELSGFEVEIENTGDRGLARALSEDFDMFILDLMLPGIDGFEICKRIREQKNTPILMVSAKKDDIDKIRGLGLGADDYITKPFSPSELVARVKAHLARYERLIGSNEVKNDIIEIRGIKIDKTARRVWVNEEEKQFTTKEFDLLTFLAENPNHVFTKEELFREIWDMESIGDIATVTVHIKKIREKVEMNTNKPQYIETIWGVGYRFKL encoded by the coding sequence ATGAGTAAGATTTTGATTGTAGAAGATGAAGAAGCAATTGCAGATTTAGAGAAAGATTATTTAGAACTGAGTGGATTTGAGGTTGAGATTGAAAATACGGGTGACCGTGGACTAGCCAGAGCGTTGTCAGAAGATTTCGATATGTTCATCCTGGATTTGATGCTGCCTGGAATCGATGGATTTGAGATTTGCAAAAGAATCCGTGAACAGAAAAATACACCGATTTTAATGGTGTCAGCAAAGAAAGATGACATTGATAAAATCAGAGGACTTGGTTTAGGTGCGGATGATTATATTACGAAACCGTTTTCGCCGAGTGAACTTGTCGCAAGGGTGAAGGCTCATCTTGCCCGTTATGAGCGCCTGATTGGCAGTAATGAAGTGAAAAATGACATCATTGAGATTCGTGGAATCAAGATTGACAAGACAGCAAGAAGAGTCTGGGTTAATGAGGAAGAAAAACAGTTTACAACAAAAGAATTCGACCTTTTAACCTTCCTCGCAGAAAATCCAAACCATGTGTTTACCAAGGAAGAATTGTTCCGTGAAATCTGGGATATGGAGTCCATTGGAGATATCGCAACCGTAACGGTTCATATCAAAAAGATTCGTGAGAAGGTTGAGATGAATACCAATAAACCTCAATATATTGAGACAATCTGGGGGGTAGGATACAGATTTAAATTGTAA
- the metK gene encoding methionine adenosyltransferase, translating to MEKLLFTSESVTEGHPDKMCDAISDAILDACMEQDPMSRVACETTSCTGFVLVTGEITTKAQLDIPSIVRNTVNEIGYNDAKTGFDGHTCAVMVALDQQSADIAMGVDKALEAREGALEDDLDTGAGDQGMMFGYATNETEEYMPYPISLAHKLALQLTKVRKDGTLSYLRPDGKTQVSVEYDEAGKPKRLEAVVLSTQHDEEVTQEQIHEDIKKYVFDPVLPKELVDDATKFFINPTGRFVIGGPHGDAGLTGRKIIVDTYGGMARHGGGAFSGKDCTKVDRSAAYAARYVAKNLVAAGLADKCEIQLSYAIGVAQPTSIMVDTFGTGKLSDEKLVEIVRENFDLRPAGIIKMLDLRRPIYRPTAAYGHFGRNDLNLPWEALNKVDDLKKYL from the coding sequence ATGGAAAAATTATTATTTACCTCAGAGTCCGTAACAGAAGGACATCCAGACAAAATGTGTGATGCAATTTCCGATGCCATCTTAGATGCATGTATGGAACAGGACCCAATGAGCCGTGTCGCATGTGAGACAACAAGCTGTACCGGATTTGTTTTGGTAACTGGTGAAATTACAACAAAGGCACAGTTAGATATTCCTTCCATCGTGCGTAATACCGTAAATGAAATCGGATACAACGATGCAAAGACCGGATTTGATGGTCATACCTGCGCAGTTATGGTTGCATTAGACCAGCAGTCTGCAGATATCGCAATGGGTGTTGATAAAGCATTAGAGGCAAGAGAAGGTGCATTAGAAGATGATCTTGATACCGGTGCCGGTGATCAGGGTATGATGTTTGGATATGCAACAAACGAGACAGAAGAATATATGCCATATCCAATTTCACTTGCTCATAAGTTAGCATTACAGTTAACAAAAGTAAGAAAAGATGGTACATTAAGCTATTTAAGACCAGATGGAAAAACTCAGGTTTCTGTTGAATATGATGAAGCTGGAAAGCCAAAGAGATTAGAGGCAGTTGTTTTATCCACACAGCATGACGAGGAAGTGACACAGGAACAGATTCACGAAGATATCAAGAAATATGTCTTTGATCCGGTTCTTCCAAAAGAATTAGTAGATGACGCAACCAAATTCTTCATCAACCCAACCGGACGTTTTGTTATCGGTGGACCTCACGGAGATGCAGGTTTAACCGGACGTAAGATTATCGTAGATACTTACGGTGGAATGGCTCGTCACGGCGGCGGAGCTTTCTCTGGAAAAGACTGCACAAAGGTAGACCGTTCCGCAGCTTACGCAGCACGTTACGTTGCGAAGAACTTAGTTGCAGCAGGTCTTGCAGACAAATGTGAGATTCAGTTATCTTACGCAATCGGTGTTGCACAGCCAACTTCTATCATGGTAGATACGTTCGGAACCGGAAAACTTTCCGATGAAAAATTAGTAGAAATCGTTCGTGAAAACTTTGATCTTCGTCCAGCAGGAATCATCAAGATGCTCGACTTAAGAAGACCAATCTACCGTCCAACAGCAGCATACGGACATTTCGGACGTAACGACTTAAATCTTCCATGGGAAGCATTAAATAAAGTAGACGATTTGAAGAAATACTTATAA
- a CDS encoding shikimate kinase gives MKKDNIVLIGMPGVGKSTVGVILAKVLGYQFVDADLVIQEEEGKLLHEIITEVGTDGFIEVENRVNASLAVEHAVVATGGSVVYGQEAMEHLKSIGTVVYLELPFEELEKRLRDIKGRGVVLRDGQTLHDLYEERVPLYEKYADVTVCEFGLNVEQTIDSLVKKLQA, from the coding sequence ATGAAGAAGGACAATATAGTATTAATAGGAATGCCAGGCGTAGGAAAGAGTACAGTAGGCGTAATATTAGCGAAAGTCTTAGGCTATCAGTTCGTAGATGCTGACTTAGTAATTCAGGAAGAAGAAGGGAAACTGCTTCATGAGATTATCACAGAAGTGGGAACCGATGGATTTATAGAGGTAGAGAACCGTGTGAATGCAAGCCTTGCAGTGGAACATGCGGTGGTTGCAACCGGAGGAAGTGTGGTATATGGACAGGAGGCAATGGAACATTTGAAGTCCATTGGAACCGTTGTTTACTTAGAACTTCCATTTGAGGAATTAGAGAAAAGACTGCGCGACATCAAAGGAAGAGGCGTGGTTTTGCGCGATGGACAGACGCTGCATGATTTGTATGAGGAGCGCGTCCCGCTCTATGAAAAATACGCAGATGTAACAGTCTGTGAATTTGGATTGAATGTAGAACAAACGATTGATTCTCTGGTGAAGAAGTTACAGGCATAA
- the proS gene encoding proline--tRNA ligase: MAKDKKLVEAITSMEDDFAQWYTDVVKKAELIDYSSVKGCMIIKPAGYAIWENIQHELDRRFKETGVENVYMPLFIPESLLEKEKDHVEGFAPEVAWVTYGGLNPLPERLCVRPTSETLFCDFYKNLIQSYRDLPKVYNQWCNVVRWEKETRPFLRSREFLWQEGHTAHATAEEAKERTIQMLNLYADFCEEVLAMPVVRGQKTEKEKFAGAEATYTIEALMHDGKALQSGTSHNFGDGFAKAFGIQYTDKENKLQYVHQTSWGMTTRLIGAIIMVHGDDSGLVLPPRIAPVQAMVIPIMQHKEGVLDKAQEVCDRLGKVCRAKLDSSDKSPGWKFSEQEMRGIPVRIELGPKDIEANKCVVVRRDTREKIEVSLDELETKVPELLEQIQKDMYERAKAHRDSHIWDAHNYEEMKDIAENKPGFIRGMWCENQACEDKIKEDLAVTSRCMPFEDQEKISDVCVCCGKPAHKLVYWGKAY; the protein is encoded by the coding sequence ATGGCTAAGGATAAGAAATTAGTAGAAGCAATTACATCCATGGAGGATGATTTTGCGCAGTGGTATACCGATGTCGTAAAAAAGGCAGAGTTAATTGACTACTCATCTGTAAAAGGATGTATGATTATAAAACCGGCAGGTTATGCAATTTGGGAAAATATCCAGCATGAACTTGACAGAAGATTTAAAGAGACAGGCGTAGAGAATGTTTATATGCCTTTATTTATTCCAGAGAGTCTTTTGGAAAAAGAGAAAGACCATGTTGAAGGTTTTGCACCGGAAGTAGCATGGGTTACTTATGGTGGATTGAATCCATTGCCAGAACGTCTTTGTGTCAGACCAACTTCTGAGACATTGTTCTGTGATTTTTACAAGAACCTGATTCAGTCTTACCGTGATTTGCCAAAGGTTTATAACCAGTGGTGTAACGTTGTAAGATGGGAGAAAGAGACACGTCCATTCTTACGTTCCAGAGAGTTCTTGTGGCAGGAAGGCCATACTGCACATGCAACAGCAGAGGAAGCAAAAGAGAGAACCATCCAGATGCTCAATCTTTATGCAGATTTCTGTGAGGAAGTACTTGCAATGCCGGTTGTCCGCGGACAAAAGACAGAGAAAGAAAAATTTGCAGGTGCTGAGGCAACCTACACAATCGAAGCATTGATGCACGATGGAAAAGCATTACAGTCCGGTACCAGCCATAACTTTGGGGATGGATTCGCAAAAGCATTTGGTATCCAGTATACAGATAAGGAAAATAAATTACAGTATGTACACCAGACTTCCTGGGGTATGACAACACGTCTGATTGGTGCTATCATCATGGTTCATGGAGATGATTCCGGTCTTGTGTTACCACCAAGAATCGCACCGGTACAGGCAATGGTAATTCCAATCATGCAGCATAAAGAGGGTGTGTTAGACAAAGCGCAGGAAGTATGTGACCGTCTTGGAAAAGTCTGCCGTGCCAAATTAGACAGCTCCGATAAGAGTCCAGGCTGGAAATTCTCAGAACAGGAGATGCGTGGTATTCCGGTTCGTATCGAATTAGGACCAAAGGATATCGAAGCAAATAAATGCGTGGTAGTGCGCCGTGATACAAGAGAGAAGATTGAAGTATCTTTAGATGAGTTAGAGACAAAGGTTCCAGAACTTTTAGAGCAGATTCAAAAAGATATGTATGAACGTGCAAAAGCACATCGTGATTCTCATATCTGGGATGCACACAATTATGAAGAGATGAAAGATATCGCAGAGAACAAACCAGGATTTATCCGTGGTATGTGGTGCGAGAATCAGGCATGTGAAGATAAAATTAAAGAGGATCTTGCAGTAACATCACGTTGTATGCCATTTGAAGATCAGGAAAAGATTTCGGATGTCTGTGTCTGCTGTGGAAAACCGGCACACAAATTAGTATATTGGGGAAAAGCATACTAA
- a CDS encoding UDP-N-acetylglucosamine 1-carboxyvinyltransferase, with the protein MEQYVIKGGNPLVGEVEIGGAKNAALAILSAAIMTDETVLIENLPNVRDINVLLNAIKEIGAKVDRIDAHTVKINGSFIRDLNVDNEFIRKIRASYYLIGALLGKYKRAEVALPGGCNIGSRPIDLHLKGFQAMGAQVDIQHGLVMAQAEKLVGTHIYLDKVSVGATINIMMASAMAEGKTVIENAAREPHVVDVANFLNSMGANIKGAGTDVIRIVGVEKLHKTEYSIIPDQIEAGTFMFAAAATKGDVTVKNVIPKHLEATTAKLLEIGCEVEEFDDAVRVVASKPLTHTQVTTLPYPGFPTDMQPQMAVVLGIASGTSTVTESIFENRFKYVDELTRMGANIKVESNIAIIGGVERYTGARVNAPDLRAGAALVIAGLAADGITVVDDIYYIERGYEEFEKKLASLGAQIEKVSTEKEIQKFTLQVS; encoded by the coding sequence ATGGAACAGTATGTAATCAAAGGTGGTAATCCATTGGTTGGTGAAGTAGAGATTGGCGGAGCAAAAAATGCTGCTTTGGCAATTCTTTCTGCTGCAATCATGACAGATGAAACCGTTTTAATAGAGAATTTACCAAATGTTAGGGACATCAATGTCCTTTTGAATGCAATCAAGGAAATCGGTGCGAAGGTGGACCGAATTGATGCGCATACCGTGAAAATCAACGGTTCTTTTATCCGTGATTTGAACGTTGACAATGAATTTATCCGTAAAATCAGAGCGTCTTATTATCTGATTGGTGCGTTATTAGGAAAATATAAGAGAGCAGAGGTTGCTCTTCCAGGTGGCTGTAACATTGGCAGCCGCCCGATTGACTTGCACTTAAAAGGTTTCCAGGCAATGGGAGCGCAGGTCGACATCCAGCATGGTCTTGTCATGGCACAGGCAGAGAAGTTAGTTGGAACTCACATTTACTTAGACAAAGTATCCGTAGGTGCGACAATCAACATTATGATGGCATCTGCTATGGCGGAAGGAAAGACTGTAATTGAAAATGCGGCAAGAGAGCCACACGTGGTTGATGTTGCAAACTTTTTAAACAGCATGGGTGCGAATATCAAAGGAGCCGGAACCGATGTAATCCGTATTGTCGGTGTTGAAAAGCTTCACAAGACAGAGTACTCCATTATCCCGGATCAGATTGAAGCCGGTACTTTCATGTTTGCCGCAGCAGCAACAAAAGGTGATGTGACAGTTAAGAATGTCATTCCAAAGCATTTAGAGGCTACCACAGCAAAATTATTAGAGATTGGCTGTGAGGTAGAAGAGTTTGATGATGCGGTACGTGTTGTCGCTTCCAAACCTTTGACACATACCCAGGTAACGACACTTCCATACCCAGGTTTCCCAACAGATATGCAGCCACAGATGGCAGTTGTTCTTGGTATTGCATCTGGAACAAGTACTGTGACAGAGAGCATCTTTGAGAATCGTTTCAAGTATGTAGATGAATTGACCAGAATGGGTGCCAACATCAAAGTAGAGAGCAATATCGCGATTATCGGTGGAGTAGAGCGCTACACAGGTGCGCGTGTAAATGCACCGGATCTTCGTGCAGGAGCAGCACTTGTCATTGCAGGACTCGCTGCGGACGGCATCACAGTGGTAGATGATATTTATTACATTGAACGTGGTTACGAAGAATTTGAAAAGAAATTAGCATCACTTGGTGCACAGATTGAGAAAGTAAGCACAGAGAAAGAGATTCAGAAATTTACGTTACAGGTTTCATAA
- a CDS encoding prolyl-tRNA synthetase associated domain-containing protein, translating into MKLEAGRPKEETGRLEKEIRTYDLLDKLGIFYERVDHEAAMTMEACKEIDEVLAPAVICKNLFLCNSQKTRFYLLMIRDDKKFKTKEISPQIPSPRLSFAPEEYMEKFLDITPGSVSVLGLMNDKEHQVKLLVDEDVLKSEYLGCHPCINTSSLRMKVEDVFGTFLKEIEHDYMVVKVS; encoded by the coding sequence ATGAAGTTAGAGGCAGGAAGACCAAAAGAAGAGACAGGACGTTTGGAAAAGGAAATCAGAACCTATGATTTGTTAGACAAACTTGGGATTTTTTATGAAAGGGTGGACCATGAGGCGGCGATGACGATGGAAGCCTGTAAGGAAATCGATGAAGTGCTTGCACCAGCGGTGATTTGCAAAAATCTGTTCCTGTGCAACAGCCAGAAAACAAGGTTTTATCTTTTGATGATAAGAGATGACAAGAAGTTTAAGACGAAGGAGATTTCACCTCAGATTCCAAGCCCGAGATTATCTTTTGCCCCGGAAGAATATATGGAAAAATTTTTGGATATCACGCCGGGTTCGGTCAGTGTACTAGGTTTGATGAATGATAAAGAACATCAGGTAAAGCTTTTGGTAGATGAAGATGTGCTAAAAAGCGAATATTTAGGATGCCATCCTTGTATCAATACATCAAGTCTTCGAATGAAGGTAGAGGATGTTTTTGGAACCTTTTTAAAAGAGATTGAACATGATTATATGGTTGTGAAGGTATCCTAA
- a CDS encoding RluA family pseudouridine synthase, which yields MNLEYLYEDDVICVVKKPAGVATQTKRLGQADMESLLKNARAGKGEPPYIGVVHRLDQPVSGVMVFAKTKEAAAALNRQIATKAADKFYYAVTDGVPEERKATLEDYLIRDGKTNTSKVVPKSTPDAKRAELAYEVLEQNGKQALLRIKLETGRHHQIRVQLAHAGFPIVGDRKYNFKENMQHFSNELCLCSYKISFRHPRTKKKMDFEIDNPFRLT from the coding sequence ATGAATTTAGAATACCTATACGAAGATGATGTAATATGCGTGGTAAAAAAGCCAGCCGGTGTTGCAACCCAGACAAAGCGGTTAGGGCAGGCAGATATGGAGAGCCTTCTTAAAAATGCCAGAGCGGGAAAAGGAGAGCCTCCCTATATTGGTGTCGTGCATCGGTTAGACCAGCCGGTTTCCGGTGTGATGGTATTTGCAAAGACAAAAGAGGCAGCAGCAGCTTTAAACAGACAGATTGCAACAAAGGCAGCCGATAAGTTTTATTATGCAGTGACGGATGGTGTTCCAGAGGAGCGAAAGGCAACGTTAGAAGATTACCTTATTCGGGATGGGAAAACCAATACGTCGAAGGTTGTACCAAAGTCAACGCCGGATGCAAAGCGCGCAGAGTTAGCGTATGAAGTGTTAGAGCAGAATGGAAAGCAGGCACTTCTTCGAATTAAACTTGAAACAGGACGGCATCATCAGATTCGTGTTCAGCTTGCGCATGCAGGCTTTCCCATTGTGGGTGACAGAAAGTATAATTTTAAAGAAAATATGCAGCATTTTTCAAATGAATTATGTCTTTGTTCCTATAAAATATCGTTTCGACACCCCAGGACAAAGAAGAAAATGGATTTTGAAATTGACAACCCATTTCGTTTGACATAG
- a CDS encoding sensor histidine kinase, with the protein MKFKTKLIISFCIIIFVPIVLAGFTIVGFQQIQMRTIRQTYGVDTDGYNYFGNSLQLLNRYTKDDYESLLKVSKEEPQKFEDEDYLDSMNEKLESKYSYLVVREAKELTYIGSDYDASLLTKLPEFGAGDESSDLNSGVYMDGDKQILIKQIDFYCKDGNECSVFLITKVEEMVPEVKNLVIDAFASIVLILVLTAAMLTIWIYRSLITPVKKLQVATQNIKEGNLDFVIEVDSDDEIGELCHNFEEMRQRLKDNAEEKVSNERENRALISNIAHDLKTPITAVKGYAEGLMDGVADTPEKRDKYVRTIYNKANEMDTLINELTLYSKIDTNRIPYNFAKINVTDYFNDCIEEIGLDLEAKNIGLAYFNYTDENTVIIADPEQLRRVIHNIIGNSVKYLDKQKGFINIRIKDVGDFIQVEIEDNGQGIAAKDLPYIFNRFYRADASRNSATGGSGIGLSIVKKIIEDHGGKIWATSKESIGTVMYFVIRKYQEVPNE; encoded by the coding sequence ATGAAGTTTAAGACGAAATTAATCATATCATTTTGCATTATTATTTTCGTCCCGATTGTTTTGGCTGGTTTTACGATTGTGGGATTCCAACAGATACAGATGCGTACAATCCGCCAGACTTACGGGGTGGATACGGATGGATATAATTATTTTGGCAATTCACTTCAACTTCTGAACCGGTATACGAAGGATGACTATGAGAGTTTACTTAAAGTTTCCAAAGAAGAACCTCAGAAGTTTGAAGATGAAGATTATCTGGATTCCATGAACGAGAAACTGGAATCGAAATATTCTTATCTTGTGGTACGTGAAGCAAAAGAGTTAACGTATATCGGTTCGGATTATGATGCGTCCCTTCTTACAAAACTTCCAGAATTTGGGGCTGGGGATGAGAGTTCCGATTTGAATTCTGGTGTATACATGGACGGGGATAAGCAGATTTTAATCAAACAGATTGACTTTTATTGCAAGGATGGCAATGAGTGTTCCGTTTTCCTTATTACAAAAGTTGAGGAAATGGTTCCAGAAGTAAAAAATCTTGTGATTGATGCCTTTGCTTCGATTGTCTTGATTCTGGTTTTAACGGCAGCAATGCTTACAATATGGATTTACAGAAGCCTGATTACTCCGGTCAAAAAATTGCAGGTTGCAACACAGAACATCAAAGAAGGAAATCTTGATTTTGTGATTGAGGTGGACAGCGATGATGAGATTGGAGAGCTGTGTCATAACTTTGAAGAGATGAGACAGCGCCTGAAAGATAACGCCGAGGAAAAAGTTTCGAACGAACGTGAGAACAGAGCTTTGATTAGCAATATTGCGCACGACCTTAAGACACCAATCACCGCGGTAAAAGGATATGCGGAAGGTCTCATGGACGGTGTTGCGGATACACCTGAGAAGCGGGATAAATACGTTCGAACCATCTATAACAAAGCAAATGAGATGGATACGCTGATAAATGAACTGACACTCTATTCGAAGATTGATACGAACCGTATTCCTTACAATTTTGCAAAAATAAATGTCACAGACTACTTTAATGATTGTATCGAAGAGATTGGATTGGATTTAGAGGCAAAAAATATTGGACTTGCCTATTTTAACTATACGGACGAGAATACCGTGATCATTGCGGACCCGGAGCAGCTTAGAAGGGTCATTCACAATATTATTGGAAATTCTGTGAAATATCTTGACAAACAAAAGGGTTTCATCAATATTAGAATAAAAGATGTTGGGGATTTTATCCAGGTTGAAATTGAGGACAATGGACAAGGAATTGCGGCAAAGGATTTGCCATATATTTTCAATCGCTTCTATCGCGCAGATGCTTCTAGAAATTCTGCAACCGGTGGAAGTGGAATCGGTTTGTCAATTGTAAAGAAAATTATAGAAGATCATGGTGGCAAAATATGGGCAACCAGCAAGGAATCGATTGGAACGGTCATGTATTTTGTTATTCGCAAATATCAGGAGGTACCAAATGAGTAA
- a CDS encoding FliG C-terminal domain-containing protein yields MDFVNFIRSLNETNRKMVYHVLAENRSFTDNEWNDILQDICRFREKLNVADEIQNLLTYLEPDEKNTFENIIRDNTNSPILDKIYSFEDVQSLDTGIVKSVLELFDVKDLAVACMGTSPQNKKFIFTTLNNGDLESAVLSHNPMPLAEVEDMQQKILAQINAAL; encoded by the coding sequence ATGGATTTTGTAAATTTTATTCGTTCCCTTAACGAAACAAATCGAAAAATGGTATATCATGTATTAGCGGAGAATCGTTCTTTTACAGATAATGAATGGAATGATATTTTGCAGGACATTTGTAGATTTAGAGAAAAATTAAATGTTGCCGATGAAATTCAAAATTTACTAACTTATTTAGAGCCTGATGAAAAGAACACCTTCGAAAACATTATTCGTGATAATACAAATTCACCAATTCTTGACAAAATCTATTCTTTTGAAGATGTGCAATCTTTGGATACGGGTATTGTTAAATCGGTTCTAGAATTATTTGATGTAAAAGATTTAGCTGTTGCATGTATGGGAACCTCGCCTCAGAACAAGAAATTTATTTTTACTACATTAAATAATGGCGATTTAGAATCTGCCGTTCTTAGCCATAATCCTATGCCTCTGGCAGAAGTCGAGGATATGCAACAAAAAATATTGGCGCAAATTAATGCTGCTTTGTAA
- a CDS encoding HD domain-containing protein, whose product MEERLKKQMEFALEIDKEKNIFRQTHLSNHGRNENDAEHAWHMAIMAYLLKEYSNEEIDITRTMIMCLIHDVVEIDAGDTYAYDTEGKKTQKAREDAAKERLYSILPEDQKKELMGIFDEFEENKTPEAKFAHAMDNLQPLMLNNSNGGADWREHGVSSEQVYGRQGRTKEGSEKLFELTDQIIQENIKKGNIKESNSKESTD is encoded by the coding sequence ATGGAAGAACGGTTGAAGAAACAAATGGAGTTTGCACTTGAAATTGATAAAGAGAAAAATATTTTTCGACAGACCCATTTATCGAATCACGGAAGAAATGAAAATGATGCAGAACATGCATGGCATATGGCAATCATGGCGTACTTGTTAAAAGAATATTCAAATGAAGAGATTGATATTACCAGAACGATGATTATGTGCCTGATTCATGATGTTGTTGAAATTGATGCAGGTGATACCTACGCCTATGACACAGAGGGAAAGAAGACACAAAAGGCAAGAGAGGATGCTGCAAAGGAACGGCTTTATTCGATTCTTCCAGAAGACCAGAAAAAAGAGCTGATGGGAATTTTTGATGAATTCGAGGAAAATAAGACGCCGGAGGCAAAGTTTGCACATGCAATGGATAACCTCCAGCCATTAATGTTAAACAACAGCAATGGCGGTGCGGATTGGAGAGAACACGGAGTTTCTTCCGAACAGGTTTATGGACGACAGGGAAGAACCAAAGAAGGTTCCGAAAAATTATTTGAGTTGACCGATCAAATAATCCAGGAAAACATCAAAAAGGGAAACATTAAGGAAAGTAATAGTAAGGAAAGTACAGATTAA